The sequence GCCTGCCTACCAATACAGGCTTCATAATTACATGCTTAGCCGCAAAATTTCTGAACTTCGCTACCGCACCATCCAGCTCCACCGGGAGAGCGCTCTGATGAGCAAGCTCAGTAACAGCGAAGTGAGCAAAGAGGACAAGCAGCTGGGAGTGATGCCTTCTTTCAATCACTTCCAGCCTCGGGAGAGAGATGAAGTGATAGAATGGGAGTTCCTGACAGGGAAGCTCCTCTACTCAGCATCTGAGAACCAGCCTCCCCGACAGAGCATCAGCAGCATCCTGAGAACAGCGCTGGATGACACCGTCCTACAGGTGATGGAGATGATCAATGAGAATGCCAAGAGTAGAGGACGGCTTATTGACTTCAAGGAAATTCAGTATGGCTACCGCAGGGTTGATCCCCTGCATGGGGTGGAGTACATCTTGGATTTACTCCTCTTATACAAAAGACACAAGGGGAGGAAACTGACTGTGCCAGTAAGACGTCACGCCTATCTTCAGCAGTTGTTCAGCAAGCCTTTCTTCAGAGAAACTGAAGAGCTAGATGTCGACAGTCTTGTAGAGAGTATTAACAGTGACACTCAGTCATTCTCCTTTATATCTAATTCTTTAAAGATATTATCTTCTTTTCAAGGTGCCAAAGAAATGGGAGGGcccaatgaaaagaaaatacatgttcTTGTCCCTCTCATTGGAAGGTATGACATTTTCTTGAGATTCATGGAGAACTTTGAAAACACTTGTCTTATCCCAAAGCAGAATGTAAAGCTGGTCATCATCCTTTTCAGTAGGGATTCTGGCCAAGATTCCAGCAAGCATATTGAGCTGATACAAGAATATCAAAACAAGTACCCTAAAGCAGAAATGACCCTGATCCCTATGAAGGGAGAGTTTTCCAGAGGTCTTGGTCTTGAAATGGGATCTTCCCAGTTTGACAATGATACTTTGCTGCTATTTTGTGATGTTGACTTGATCTTCAGAGGAGACTTTCTCCAACGATGTAGAGACAATACAATTCAGGGACAACAGGTGTACTATCCCATCATCTTTAGCCAGTATGACCCAAAGGTAACCAATGGGGGAAGTCCTCCCACTGATAATGactttgtcttctcaaagaagacTGGATTTTGGAGAGACTATGGATATGGAATTACCTGTATTTATAAAAGTGATCTTCTGGGTGCAGGTGGATTTGATACCTCAATACAAGGCTGGGGACTGGAAGATGTAGATCTCTACAATAAAGTTATTCAATCTGGCTTAAGGCCCTTCAGAAGTCAAGAAGTAGGAGTGGTGCATATTTTCCATCCAGTTCATTGTGACCCTAACTTGGACCCTAAGCAGTATAAGATGTGCTTAGGATCCAAGGCAAGTACTTTTGCCTCAACCGTGCAACTGGCTGAACTGTGGTTGGAAAAACATTTGGGTGTCAGGTACAATCGAACTCTCTCCTGACAGTCCAGGCAACACATATTGCCTTTTTAAAGGGGAGTTTACCTCATTGTTGgtggttgttatttttattttattattgttatttttattattataattattattgttataattttattttgttgtcctGGTCTTAAACTACTCTTGGTTGTCTTCCAAAGGGTGTTTGTTGACCTCAAACAAGAAGAGTCTGCGGTTCACTGATATTTCAGATTTCTACTGAAGTCAATAGgtatattacttttatatatcTTTGAGATTGAGATTGAGTTAAATCGTGGCAATCAAATGACTTTTGAAGCTCATTCATCATGAGAGACAGCTTAGAAGAATGTTCTCTTGGGGCTTAAAGATGCAATATCGACCTTTCTTTTGTTTGTCAAATTCAATGTGATACGAATATTTACTGGTGAAAGGTACCACAAAAGTGCTTTATGCTTCCTATGGGGAAGGGACTCTGTAACATAAACTTGAGTTTTGTAATTTATACAAGGACTTAAATATATAGACAgtaattttcttcatctttagaatttttaaaggaaatgaacaCTTAtgattgtatgtttattttttaaaaaaaagttttaaaaattgaggagTTTGTTCCACAAGCAACCGGTACTGGCTACCCTGGTCTTATGACAGTTATCTGCTCCTCACAACTGTCTGCTATAAATGcgaatgaattttattttctcaaggaaatatgatttaattaaatattcatgTACATTTTAGAAGCTTTATGAAACAATGTCCTTCATTTGCTGGCAAGAAGATAAAATATGACAGAACCTggttatttataataaaacacaGGTATAacaatattctttttcaaaaacactgaaaaacttGTGTTGTTTCCTTTTAGTCAGTCATATTTGATGTATTTCTTAATGGTCATACTCACCGAAACATGCTTGCTACACAGGCTGGAAAAGTTAATATGGAATTATGGGCATATTTGTATCAGTATGCTTTAAGTCCTAGCCTTCATTAAGTGATTAAAATGAGCAGTTTTTAAGTCAGTAATTTACAATCCAGGGGAAGTATTCCTCTTCGATCTCATTAGCTTTGTGATCAAACTGAACCAAAAACAGGTCAGAAATGGCTTCTGATATGGATTGGTAGACGACtcaaagatacaaaaataaatgcagaaattataaatataaaattaattttacaaaaataatactgTAATTTATAAAACACCTAGGAAAATGTCATTTAATTTCATATATCATTCTTTCTCAAAACTGAATCAATGGTGCCCAGTTTGTAGAAAAATATAATCTCAtttgagaaatgtaagaaaagatgaaaatctgTACAAGAAGCTCTTAGGaaggcatatttttaaaacttcattttgtaAATAGGTAATATATTTGCATAGttccaaaatgaaagaaaaattttcaatgTCTACAGCTATGAGTCTCACTCTCTATTCACTCAGATCCGCCCTCAGCTGCACATGGCCACCATTTTAGGTGTACGTATGTTTGTGTGCATGCTTGGCATGCACAGAATGCTCAGAATTCCTGATGTCATAAAGACacgtatttattttttcactctttatACACAAAATGCAGCACTTTGTACATACTGTTCTacactttgattttcttttttcacccaAGAACACTAAAATTTGCATCAAAATTGGTTTGAAAGCAATTGTAAATTGTTACCATTATTTGGAACTGATTGCCAAGAGGCCATATAGCCTTTGCCTTAGTAATGGGGTTTCTTACATGGTAACACTCTCTTTTAGTGAAGACATTTTAGGGGCTTCAGAAAAAATAACGTTGCTTAATATTGTGACGTCTTAACAATGTAAGGTTCATTAGAAAGGAATTCGTGGCACTTTCATATGTTAAAAATCTTGACAGGACCAACATTTCAGAGTTGATCACTGCTCCAATGTTGTCTCTGGCCTTCACAAACCCCTTCTTATAGCTATTTTCCTACATTATGTTCttagctcttttattttccttacagtaaatatattaatattcagtAAAGATAGTCCTTTGGGAAGATCTATTActagataaaaattattaatgattttATTAATGTAGAAAAGATATCAGGGtctgttcttttctttaactTAAATAACTGAAATAGCAGAGAGTTTACCTGAGGAATAAATGCAAAGGCCTCGTTTAAAACCCCCCAAGTGTTAGAGAGTCATGAGGCACCTGCCCAGGGATGAAGTGGCATTCTCCGTTATACTGATGAAATTTTGCTGATGAAACAAGGGAATGCAGAGATCTCATTTGAACTTAATGACACACATGCACGCTATACTGAAATTAATACAAGTAcacttaaattctattttacaaTTTTGCATTAAGCTTTCCTATGATTTTTTTCAGGTACTGCAATATTTCTTGACTGAAAATTTATCGAAATGATACTAGTAAAATTAAGAGTGTTTTTCTGTCCATGTAGTATTGCTTAAGGTTGAAGGGCAACACAGTGTGAACGCAGCCTGAAGCACAGTATGTGTACGTTTTTGGCTTCACCTTATTTGGACAGCTACAGATGTTCTATTTAAATACCACCTCAACAGCAATTTCATTAACCTTCAACATCATCTTACTGATCATCTTCTGTTCACTCAACACAACACTGTATGTTTTacttatattattcttttaaatgtaatccTCTCAATAGCTCTCAGAATActgattctcttttcttcattcaacagatatggaaactgaggccatGAGTGATTAACTTGTCCTGAGTTCACACAGTTGGCTTGCTGTAGAGTTAAAATTTATGCTAATTGCTGTCTGAATTGAAAGCACCTGTCTTTCCACCCTAACCCATGGCTTCTCAGTTGTTGGGGGCATATAGGGGACAACGGGGGAGCAAAGGTCCAGCTGACCTCATGGCCATGTTTGATCGGCCATTCAGCTTGCTTTGCTCTTTGCTCGTTCTGGACAGAGATAAGTTTGCTGATCTTCTGCTCAGTTAGAGCCTTTTTAGGCTTTTAATCTCAGTCTTCCCCCACTTTGCCAGCTCCGTTTGAGTAGCACTCCCTTGGGGAAGGGTTTTTTTCTATCTAATTGTTCACAAGTCATTGGACCTCAGCTAGCAGGAAAAAATGCTCAGAATTCCTGATGTCAGCAGTAGCCCTTCTACATGGGCTCAGCCAACTGAGTGCAAAAGCTGTCCACAGTGAACACCACCACATAATTGCTTGACTATTTGTCACTTTACCGTAACAGACTTAGCATGACACAGCTGAGATATTTCTGAATCTAAGAGTTGAGCCCTTTGTGGGATGGGAACTACTGGAATGAAATAGCCCAGTATGTGGACTGATAGTCCAACCAAGAGAGTAAATGCTCACTGGAAAGGTAAGTTATAACATCCCTTTGTTTTTagtataagaaaactgaaacccatCTCTGGTCAGCAGCCCCATAGCTGGGCCGCTCTGGTTTTACATTCGGATTAGCCCTGGGCAATTCCTTCTTCCAGGAGGAGGGCCCAGAAGATGAGGCCCCTTTCTAACATTTGGATTGCCCAGATGAGAGGCGGTAGTGCTGCCAGGCCTGTTGAGCCCTCACCTAGGACTGCCTTGTCCTGGAGGGTGTAGCCTAAAGTAGACTTGTACCTAGAAAGAGAC comes from Tursiops truncatus isolate mTurTru1 chromosome 3, mTurTru1.mat.Y, whole genome shotgun sequence and encodes:
- the CHSY3 gene encoding chondroitin sulfate synthase 3; the encoded protein is MAVRSRRPWMSVALGLVLGFTAASWLIAPRVAELSERKRRGSSLCSYYGRSAAGAGAQQPLPQPYARQWPEQSPPPARQELQGPQLPEAAPGVTSFRSSPWQQPPPLQQQRRGREPEGATGLPGAPVAEGEPEEEDRGAAGKRRGGRPGSSHNGSGDGGAAAQSSRPRDFLYVGVMTAQKYLGSRALAVQRTWARFIPGRVEFFSSQQPPNAGLGHPPPPLPVIALPGVDDSYPPQKKSFMMIKYMHDHYLDKYEWFMRADDDVYIKGDKLEEFLRSLNSSKPLYLGQTGLGNIEELGKLGLEPGENFCMGGPGMIFSREVLRRMVPHIGECLREMYTTHEDVEVGRCVRRFGGTQCVWSYEMQQLFHENYEHNRKGYIQDLHNSKIHAAITLHPNKRPAYQYRLHNYMLSRKISELRYRTIQLHRESALMSKLSNSEVSKEDKQLGVMPSFNHFQPRERDEVIEWEFLTGKLLYSASENQPPRQSISSILRTALDDTVLQVMEMINENAKSRGRLIDFKEIQYGYRRVDPLHGVEYILDLLLLYKRHKGRKLTVPVRRHAYLQQLFSKPFFRETEELDVDSLVESINSDTQSFSFISNSLKILSSFQGAKEMGGPNEKKIHVLVPLIGRYDIFLRFMENFENTCLIPKQNVKLVIILFSRDSGQDSSKHIELIQEYQNKYPKAEMTLIPMKGEFSRGLGLEMGSSQFDNDTLLLFCDVDLIFRGDFLQRCRDNTIQGQQVYYPIIFSQYDPKVTNGGSPPTDNDFVFSKKTGFWRDYGYGITCIYKSDLLGAGGFDTSIQGWGLEDVDLYNKVIQSGLRPFRSQEVGVVHIFHPVHCDPNLDPKQYKMCLGSKASTFASTVQLAELWLEKHLGVRYNRTLS